CTTGCCGTATTTTTCTGGCCATTTTACGTTTTCcattcctcttcttcttctcagccaaaaaacacaaaaaaaggGCAGAAGAAAAACCTTCGTAAATCAGATCTTGGTCAGAGTTTTCCTCTACGGATCTGATCACCATTTCCTCTCCTCAAGAGGTCATTCGAAGACGAAAAGATGGCGAAAATCAGCAACGGCATCATCACTGGCCTCAACGTCGTGACCCTTCTGCTGGCATTGTCCGCCATCGGGTTCTCTCTCTACTTCCACGTGAACTCGGAGTCGGCGTGCCAAAGGGTCCTCAAGATGCCTCTCCTCCTGCTCGGGATCGCCTTGCTTGTTGTCTCGGTGTCGGGTCTGTTGGGCTCGTGCTGCCGCATTTCCGTGTTCATGTGGTTTTATCTGTTGGTGTTGTTCTTGCTCATCGTCGGGCTCATAGTGTTCACGATCTTCACGATCATCGTGACGAACAAAGGCGTTGGGAGAGTGCTTTCGAACAGAGGTGTGGGGGATCACAAGCTTGGAGATTATTCGAGGTGGATGCAGAAGTACGTGGTTAATGCAGATAACTGGGATGAGATCAAGAGTTGCTTGGTTGGCGTGAGATTGTGCCAAAGCATTGAGGCTGGCAAAGAAGAGGAGTTTTACAGACAACATTTGACTCCTATTCaggttttaatatatatatatttgattcatATCTGTACAAGTTtgttttcaaaaagaaaaattgggcaagaatttttgaaattttaatatgttaattagaAGCAGAAGAAATTTATGAAATACGTAATATTGATAGATTTTATAAACATTCGTTGTGAATCTTGTGTTACAAAAATGAGCGAGATgtgaaataaatttcaaaaataaaaagagcattttgaaaaattattcgtgaaatttaaatatttttttctttgattgAACTTCGAACTTTCCTTATGATCCTGTTGCTTTTAGGCTTATGATTCTcactaatatataaataattcttCATGATGATGTTAATTGTCAACATTGATTACCAGTCTGGTTGCTGCAAGCCACCGAATTACTGTGGCTTCCAGTTCCAGAATGCCACATTCTGGACCGTGCCGAAAGCCGGTCCAGCGCAACCCGACCCAGATTGCAAGGCGTGGAGCAATGTCCAGACCCAGCTCTGCTTCGACTGCGAGTCATGCAAGGGAGCCGTTCTGGAAAACATCAAGAGGGAATGGAGGTTGTTGGCGATCATCAATGTCTGTATGCTCGTTTTCGTCACCATGATTTACTCCGTCGGTTGCTGTGCTCTCAGAAACAACAAATCCAATGGAGGATACTGGAAGCATAGGCCAGGTCCTTGATCGGATATATAAGAATTTGCATTAGGTTTTATTAAGTACAGACACCCTTTGTTTGATGTGAAATAGTATGCACTAACAATTCGTAGCTAATTCTGTTGTTATTTATGTATTAACGAATGATGATCATTTGTTGTTTCATGACTTAAGCATTTATGTTTTATGAAACACATGAGCCTGGTTTATCTTCTTGTTATATAggaatattttactttttttttttatgttttccaCTTTGCTTTTCTGCCCAAAATTCGTGTTTTTCGAAAAAAGCCCAGAATTCCCCATTGATGAAATGGacacaaattttttattgatgaaATGCAACGTAAAATGTAAATCACATTGGAATAGCATTTGCATTTCAGGGCGACTATCGCAAATCGCAATCTTAATCATATAGTTAGTACCGAAGCATCAAAACATTCTACAAGAATCTTTTGCAATTTCTACACACCACCACCATGGGCATAGTTTCATTTCAGAAACGTACAGgctaaaaacaagaaaatatacGCTACCAGCGATGTTAGAAGTTCAAGCGTCCAAGTCGGCTGCAACAAAGATGATGGAATGAGCGGAATCAGTAAAGAACCACTAATCCAACCCACCACAAGAGCTCCAAATCTGAAATTCAGTTAAAAATTCTCATCAAGTAAGAAAGCTACAGGTTGCATAAGGTAAAGTAAGGGGACGTGAAGTTTTTGCCACACGTAACTCACCCAAAAATGGCAGCTCTAGGCAAGCTTTTGCTCTTGTCATTGAGGAAGTATATGCAGGCGGCCAAAGATAGTGCGACCTGAAATTGAAAATAAGTTTGTATTTGATACATGCAGTACAGACTTTTCAAAACATTGTTGCATCTTCTTTATAACAAAAGAAAGTTGCATCAACAATAGCATGAAGTCAATTGTTAAATCTTTCAAATGGTCAGATATTGTAAGCCATGAGGCAAAGACTGATAAttcatacaattttcaaaaatcagttGGGGTTTATACTACAGGAATGAAGAGATGTAGATAAGCAATAAGAGACCAACCTATGATAGTCATTAAGTTTAAAAACGTATAAAAGAAGCATCAAGAGAAAAGCTATGGCTAGTGTCTAAAAAAAGGATTTTTCCTAGATATACTGAAGTGATTTAAAATACGTATCACATAGTAATAACTAACATTAATATGTCAGATAATACTGTTGGAGATCACACAATACATTTTCCTATTAAGATACAGTGTGATACCAGAGGAGTTGAGAAGAAGTGAGACTTATGAAGATGGACATTGGATGGATCATGGAAGTGCTTTAAGCATCTCATGCACTGCCAATTTAGTCATACTAGAAATCAATGAGTGATTAAAGGAGTCCAACTATCTGAATGTATGATACCATCTCAAATTTGTGAATGAAATTTCATTGGAAGGTAAATATCGAAAGTAATACTTTTACAAAATGAGATTAGATTACAAGATATAATGCAAATTTTGCAATCGACTAAGGTCTCAAAAACTCATTAATAAAACCTTCCAACAAACTAGCTCTAACATTTAAGATTATCTTCAGATCATGGCAATTAAAACCAGGTGACAGAAATTAAGTACTGATTTTGTGAACAAAACACAAAAGTAAAACAGACCTGGAAAGCAGGTCCAGCTTCAGCTGAGTTCATCACACTCCAGCATGCCATGAATGAAAACAGGAACAACCTTCTTAAAATGATTACAGAAGGAGGAAGCTCCACAAAACTGAGTAAGTTCTTAACCCAGGGTGGAGATTCTTCGACCTTCTTCTTTAGCTGGGTCTTTAAGTTGATCTTGGTTTTTCTCCTATTCTTGAAGCTGGTCATCAGCAGTTTCTCGAATGCAGCTTCAATTGATTCTACACTTCTCTCATGACCAGCATATTGGTCCAACAAAAAGTTCCGTGCACTCCAAATTTCTTCCTCAGATGCATCAACAGGTATACCAAGGCGTTTATAAGGATTCCAGATATTCATTCTAGAAAATCTCAAAATGTTTCCTACAGAGAGTCCCAAAAAAAGGCataaaataatcttaaaaaatGTGAGACAAGATACCTCATATATTTGCAATGTCCAAAAGAATAAGAAAAATCATAGTTTCACCATAATCCTCGGGTTCCAGCTCCACCCCAATACAACTATAGCACTACCATGCATTTTATACCTAAAACTAAAAACCACATACAAGTCAATGGAATAAGAGTAAAACGGTGTCCTCGTAAACCATTCcacttcaaaaaataaaaaaaaaaaaacttaaatgataaaaaacagATGCCACTTCAggatataatttatttacacATGTCATTAACATTATAGCCAAACTGAACGCTCCAAAATTTGCCCAAGAACAGGATAAGTATGTACACATAAAAACATCATGATATAACTCAATGTCGCGAACATCGTTATACCTCCGACTAACAGCTAAAAAATGGAATTAGGTGTCACCCCCAGCTTCGTAAAAAATGACAACAGTTCTTCTCATTAAAGACATTTACCTCCATACGACGCATCTAATGAGCATCTAGGGCTCCTAAAGATCAAGCAACATGGCTCAATTTTCTTCGAATTACCCCATATCGAGCTGCGCAACAAAACAAAGAGTTGGTGAACAAAATAACTAGAAAATTGTCCAAAATTGACAAAATGCAAAACCAAACACCAGCTTACAGCCGTTGGCCAAGGAAAGGAGAGGAAATTAAGGTAGGGTTCGAGAGAAGAGCAGAAGCCATTAGCTTAGCTCTTGCTTCGTATTCCAGTGAATCGAAACAcaacctcaacaactgaatcaAAGGTTTCTAAATTCGTGAATTTTGGGGATAATCGTTCGTGGAAGCCGCCCACCTCCAAATCCGTCCGGTTATATGGACGCTGAGAGGAGAGGAGGATACGAACTTCAATTAAGGAACTATTTCTTCTTTTAGTGTTGGCTTAATTACAAATTTGACCCTCCATTTATACCAGTTGTCATTTTactacatataaaattttttttttttttttgcgaaaAAGATTCGTTATAATTGATCTTCAATATGAGAACTCGTCAAAAATTGACGTCACATGAATTTTTCTATTTTCCTAATAATTGATCTCCAAGGGCTTCTTCACCTTTTACAACAAATTTcttaaagatttaataaaataacgtaaaaaaaaaaatttaacaaattaaagTGTCACGCCTCTTGAAGAAGCGTGactttctattattttttttaaaaaaaagaaaggcgAGGCGTGACTTgcctttaattatttttattaaaatattgcaagtcacgcctcttcaagaggcgtgacttgctattaattttttttaaaaaaaaagaaaggcaAGTCACGCCTCTtgcctttaatttttttaaaaaaaaagcatgGCGTGAATACGTGGAATGAGCACATGTTAAAAGCTGTGATACATTAACTCTGACCCGCAACACAACACATGTTAAAAGCTGCCacacatatttttaataatttcgaatttattataatattataaattttcttcTATAAATTGAACACTTATTATCTCCTTTCATTCACtcgtttcatatttttcattcactCTTCTCATTTTTTCATCGGTAAGTTTTTGTatatgtttcaatttatttttttaccttttgcatatttttcaaaagacgAATACTCagcacatgttttttttttgtttttgcaggTTCTTTTTATTTGGACAACTTATATTAAGGTATGTATACctacataaattattattttttttaaaaaaaaaaggcgtGACTTCTTTTtgaaaacatataataatatgGATTTTAAAAAAAGGGAAGTCACGCCTAATTAGTAGGCGTGacttccaaaaataataattttttttaaaaaaaagggaaGTCACGTGACTTCcctttgagtaataataattttttttaaaaagggaAGTCACGCCTACCAATTAGGCGTGACTTCATTTTctgtgattaaaaaaatttaaaaataatttaatttaattttttttaaaaaaatgtatttatatCATCGATCGATACAATGTGGTCACAAGCTGCAAATTTATTTGTTCATAATTGGATGGTAGTGAATAAATTTAAAACCATATGTTTTATCTGTTTTGGAAGCACACGTgacttgtttattttttaaaaaaaaaaaataatttgtgatGTTATTGAAGAACCAGAGTAAAAAAAATGAGTTGcagttttattaattattgacatatgtttgtttggatttttttaattgtaattCGTATGTTAGAGtgatatgattttttaattattttttaaaaaata
This sequence is a window from Primulina huaijiensis isolate GDHJ02 chromosome 13, ASM1229523v2, whole genome shotgun sequence. Protein-coding genes within it:
- the LOC140956282 gene encoding tetraspanin-8-like, whose amino-acid sequence is MAKISNGIITGLNVVTLLLALSAIGFSLYFHVNSESACQRVLKMPLLLLGIALLVVSVSGLLGSCCRISVFMWFYLLVLFLLIVGLIVFTIFTIIVTNKGVGRVLSNRGVGDHKLGDYSRWMQKYVVNADNWDEIKSCLVGVRLCQSIEAGKEEEFYRQHLTPIQSGCCKPPNYCGFQFQNATFWTVPKAGPAQPDPDCKAWSNVQTQLCFDCESCKGAVLENIKREWRLLAIINVCMLVFVTMIYSVGCCALRNNKSNGGYWKHRPGP
- the LOC140956283 gene encoding protein CHAPERONE-LIKE PROTEIN OF POR1, chloroplastic, encoding MASALLSNPTLISSPFLGQRLSIWGNSKKIEPCCLIFRSPRCSLDASYGGNILRFSRMNIWNPYKRLGIPVDASEEEIWSARNFLLDQYAGHERSVESIEAAFEKLLMTSFKNRRKTKINLKTQLKKKVEESPPWVKNLLSFVELPPSVIILRRLFLFSFMACWSVMNSAEAGPAFQVALSLAACIYFLNDKSKSLPRAAIFGFGALVVGWISGSLLIPLIPSSLLQPTWTLELLTSLVAYIFLFLACTFLK